The Microplitis demolitor isolate Queensland-Clemson2020A chromosome 9, iyMicDemo2.1a, whole genome shotgun sequence genomic sequence GGGACACGAATGATGAAAATCTTCCAAGGAAGTTCGTCTTCTGCTTTTTGTCGGAAACTAAGAAAATCGCTgctatgataattatttaatgaataattagaATTCTTGAATTCGAGATTTCGTTAGGTGCAGTCCAGCCTTAATGTTTACTTACAAAAACATCTCTAGCCATCCGAATCCATCGAAACACTGTGCAATATGTAAATGCCGGCTccacataaatattttcaataaatattaatcattaataaatagttaattaattaccaattgatgaataattaattcataatgtCTCAGTTAACAGATATTcaagtcaaaataaaaacacataatgtcttggaaaatattaatgatatgacagaaaaaatgtaaattttattataaatttgctaattaatttatttatttaattatattctttctttttatagaagagaaaaatttgaatcaatcaACCAGTTGATTAAATCAAAAGGTCTGttggaaaaattatcaatcgaagccaataataaattatctcacCAAGCCCAACAGCTTGGAAAAATAGTTGGTGCATTAGATAATTTTGAGGATGCTGATCAAGATAATAATCAGAATTTTATGTCGTCAATTGATGCAGTGACACAAAAATTCATGGAAATTATGGAGGATGCGTGATTTGAATTATATCAAGTGTAATACATTTCAAccatttattaatatgttattaaatatttatggtaCCTCATTTCttcttctataaaaatatttatagtgataatagataaataattctataaagTGGTGATTTATAGTTTTGATTCTGTCaaccaattaaatttttgtgctTTTCGATCAGCTGatggatttattattatatttatcaaacttGGTGACTCCTTTTCCTgtaaaatcattattaattagatgaataattatttaatgagctagtttcaatttttaaaaaaaatatcttttaggatttttatttacttattattatcatctcattgaaaaatatttatttttggaaaaaacaatatagtttttttctaaaattgatAGTTAActcaataattacaattatcgaaactattacatttattatttaatttatttttaaatcaacacaaaattCTCAAACTTTAAACGCTTCTAAAattcgaaatatttattttagaaaaaaattcaccaaaggcttttttacagaaaattttctgtccaataaaaaatctacacacttatttgaaaatttcaact encodes the following:
- the LOC103573583 gene encoding uncharacterized protein LOC103573583 — translated: MSQLTDIQVKIKTHNVLENINDMTEKIREKFESINQLIKSKGLLEKLSIEANNKLSHQAQQLGKIVGALDNFEDADQDNNQNFMSSIDAVTQKFMEIMEDA